The Sporomusa termitida genome has a window encoding:
- a CDS encoding molybdopterin-dependent oxidoreductase, with translation MKKEWKQQHEDGSYTVRTCGWSPPGDHPVGCGMKLHVKDGKLVKVEGDPEHPISQGRLCVRCLSLPEFVHHPDRIIYPMKRAPADRGQDKWEKITWDEAWDIIVEKVNGFKQNHGAESIVVFGGTGREACLYYYPLGFSSLQTPNVCYPLSGWSCYGPRCAITDYILGAGYPEIDFAGHYPDRYDNPAYKVPEYLVLWGKMPLWSNPDGFYGHSIVDMMKRGTKIISIDPRLNWLSARAEYWMQLRPGTDTALALGFLNVIINEDLYDHKFVEDWCYGFEQLKERVQQYPPAKVAEISGIPAAKIIECARAMATAKPTAIQWGLAVDENPNGVQLGHAILSLSAITGNLDVPGGITLGPPAALLGKWRVETRSQISEELWDKRIGAKEWPALSTALATTHPDETLDTLETGKPYRLRMGWFNSSNFITPTNSAAPQRWYEALKTLEFNVVQDCFMTPTAMAFADVFLPLPTFAEHDGVVLTHFGRNAIFVGAMNKAFSVGECKSDIEVCMELGKRLNPENWPWASVEEFFSDQLKPELGIDFNGLREAGVFQPGYTYRKHEQGLLRYDGEPGFNTVTGKVELCSTLFEEWGEDPLPYYKEPPYSPVSTPELAKEYPLVLTTGARKVTSFHSEHRQIKSLRDIDPDPIMEINPQTAASLGIKEGDWVYIENQFGKCKEKAHLMPAIKPDVVHATHGWWFPEEEAEEPSLYGVWKSNINTLIPHKHIGKLGFGAPFKSILCKVYKAED, from the coding sequence ATGAAAAAAGAATGGAAGCAACAACACGAAGACGGGAGTTATACAGTCCGAACTTGTGGCTGGTCGCCCCCGGGAGATCACCCGGTAGGCTGCGGCATGAAATTACATGTTAAAGACGGCAAGCTGGTCAAAGTCGAGGGGGACCCTGAACATCCCATCAGCCAGGGCCGGCTGTGTGTCAGGTGTTTATCCCTGCCGGAATTCGTACATCACCCTGACCGGATCATTTATCCCATGAAGCGGGCCCCGGCAGACCGGGGCCAAGACAAGTGGGAGAAAATCACCTGGGATGAAGCCTGGGATATCATTGTGGAAAAGGTAAACGGATTTAAGCAAAATCATGGGGCCGAGTCGATCGTCGTGTTCGGCGGTACCGGCCGGGAAGCCTGCCTGTATTATTATCCGCTTGGTTTTTCGTCGCTCCAAACCCCGAATGTCTGTTATCCGCTCAGCGGCTGGTCCTGCTACGGACCTCGCTGCGCAATTACCGACTATATCCTGGGGGCCGGCTATCCGGAAATTGATTTTGCCGGTCACTATCCGGACCGTTATGACAATCCTGCCTATAAAGTACCTGAATACCTGGTGCTGTGGGGCAAAATGCCATTATGGTCAAACCCCGATGGCTTCTATGGCCATTCGATCGTTGACATGATGAAGCGGGGGACCAAGATCATCTCGATCGATCCCAGATTGAACTGGCTTTCGGCCCGGGCGGAATACTGGATGCAGCTGCGGCCGGGAACAGATACTGCGCTGGCCCTCGGCTTCCTTAATGTCATCATTAACGAAGATCTCTATGACCACAAGTTTGTTGAAGACTGGTGCTATGGTTTTGAGCAGCTTAAAGAACGGGTGCAACAATACCCGCCGGCCAAGGTTGCCGAGATTTCCGGCATACCGGCCGCCAAGATCATTGAATGTGCGAGAGCCATGGCGACGGCCAAACCGACTGCCATCCAATGGGGACTGGCGGTTGACGAAAATCCCAATGGTGTTCAGCTTGGTCATGCCATCCTGTCGCTGTCAGCCATTACCGGCAACCTCGATGTGCCTGGCGGCATCACCTTAGGGCCACCCGCAGCCCTGCTGGGAAAATGGCGGGTGGAAACCCGGTCTCAGATTTCAGAAGAGCTGTGGGACAAGCGGATCGGGGCCAAGGAATGGCCGGCCCTGAGTACTGCCCTGGCGACTACGCATCCGGATGAAACCCTTGATACTCTGGAAACAGGCAAACCTTATAGGCTGAGAATGGGTTGGTTCAACAGCAGCAATTTTATTACCCCCACCAATTCGGCGGCTCCCCAAAGATGGTATGAGGCACTGAAAACGCTGGAATTCAATGTGGTCCAGGATTGCTTTATGACGCCGACGGCCATGGCGTTCGCCGATGTATTCCTGCCGTTGCCGACCTTTGCCGAGCACGATGGCGTAGTGCTTACTCACTTTGGCCGGAATGCGATCTTTGTCGGCGCGATGAACAAAGCGTTCTCGGTTGGAGAATGCAAGTCCGACATTGAAGTTTGTATGGAACTGGGCAAACGCCTCAACCCGGAAAACTGGCCGTGGGCAAGTGTGGAAGAGTTCTTCAGTGACCAGCTCAAGCCAGAGCTGGGTATTGACTTCAACGGCCTGCGGGAAGCCGGCGTGTTCCAGCCGGGGTATACGTACCGGAAACACGAGCAAGGCCTGCTGCGTTATGACGGCGAGCCTGGTTTCAATACGGTGACCGGCAAGGTTGAGCTTTGCTCGACCCTCTTTGAAGAGTGGGGCGAAGATCCGCTGCCTTACTATAAAGAACCGCCATACAGCCCGGTAAGTACACCGGAGCTTGCCAAGGAATATCCACTGGTGCTTACCACCGGAGCCCGGAAGGTTACCTCTTTCCACTCTGAGCATCGCCAGATTAAAAGCTTGCGCGATATTGACCCGGATCCAATTATGGAAATCAATCCGCAAACTGCTGCCAGCCTGGGGATTAAGGAAGGCGACTGGGTCTATATTGAAAACCAGTTTGGCAAGTGCAAGGAAAAGGCTCATTTGATGCCGGCCATTAAACCCGATGTTGTTCATGCCACTCATGGCTGGTGGTTCCCGGAAGAAGAAGCGGAAGAGCCTAGCCTGTATGGGGTGTGGAAATCGAATATCAACACACTAATCCCTCATAAGCACATTGGGAAGCTCGGCTTTGGTGCTCCTTTCAAGAGCATACTCTGCAAGGTGTATAAAGCAGAAGATTAA